The genomic window GCCCGCCCCGCCGCTGCTCGATCATCGACACCGCCCGGCCCGGCAGCCATGCCGACGCCGTACCGCTGTCGTCGTCCCCGCCCGACGAGAACAGATGCGGCGCCAGCTGTGCCTGAAGGTCCTCGGGGCTGGGCCGCCGTCCGGCCTCCATCTGCATGCAGGACTCGATGAGCGGCCGCAGCTCGTCGGGCAGACCGGCCAGGTCCGGCCCCTCGCGCAGCAGCATGAACACGGTCTCGACGGGGTTCGCACCGTGGAAGGGGGCGTGCCCGGTCGCCGCGAAGACGAGCGTGGAGCCGAGCGAGAAGACATCGCTCGCGCCCGTGACGCTGCGCGAGTCGCGCGCCTGCTCCGGCGACATGTACGCGGGCGTGCCCACGGCGACGTTCGTCATGGTCAGCCGGGTGTTGGAGACGCCGGACGCGATGCCGAAGTCGATGACCCGCGGCCCGTCCTCGACGACGAGGACGTTCGACGGCTTCAGGTCGCGGTGCACGAGGCCGGCGCCGTGGATGGACTGGAGGGCCTCGGCGATGCCGGCCGCGAGCCAGCGCACCGCCTGGGCCGGGAGCGGCCCGCACTCGTTCACTATCTCCTCGAGCGAGGGCGCGGGCACGTACGCGGTGGCGAGCCACGGCACGGCGGCGCGCGGGTCGGCGTCCACCACGGCCGCGGTGTAGAAGCCGGAGACCGCCCGCGCGGCCTCCACCTCGCGGGTGAAGCGGACGCGGAAGAGCTGGTCCTCGGCGAGCTCGGTGCGCACCGTCTTGATCGCCACGCGCCGGCCGGACGCCGAGCGTGCGAGATAGACCAGCCCCATGCCGCCGGCTCCGAGCCGTCCCAGCACCTCGAAGGGGCCGATCCGCCTCGGGTCGTGCTGCGTCAGCTGCTCCACTTCGCCTGCCACCTCCCCGTACGGGCCATGTAGGTACGGCCCCGTCGACCCTGATTGTTCCTGCCGGAGGGCAGGGTTGCGAACCCGGGGGCGTTCCGGGGTGTCCCGGGTTATTTTGACGGTTCGGCCAGGACCGCGAAGGCGGCGCCCTGGTCGTCCGTGAGCACCGCCATGCGTCCGTACGGAATGTCGAAGGGCGGTGCCGTGACGCGGCCGCCGAGCCGGGCCACCGCCTCCGCGGTGCCGTCGCAGTCGGCGACGGAGAAGTAGACGAGGAAGTGGCCGGGCATCTCGGCGGGGAACGCCTCGGTGATCACGCTGCGGCCGCCGATCGCGGTGTCCTCACCCGGCTCCGTGCCCGCCGGTGACCACATCAGGTAGTCGATCGCCTCGTCGGGCAGCGGGGTGCCCTGGAAGCCGAAGACCTCGGCGTAGAAGCGGTCGACGGCCTCCTTCTCCCGTGTGTAGACCTCGGTCCAGCAGAACGATCCCGGCTCGTTCTGGACCTCGAATCCGGCCCGCTCGCCCTTCTGCCAGAGGCCGAAGACGGCGCCGCCGGGGTCCGCGGCGAGCGCCGTCGTACCGGAGCGGCCCACCGGCACCGGGGCCGTGATCACCTGGCCGCCGGCCTCGCCGATCTTCCGCGCGGTCCGCACGATGTCGTCGGTGGCGAAGGAGACGCCCCAGGTGGTGGGCATGCGGCCGTCGCGCTTGGGGACGAGGGCGGCGACGCGTTTCCCGTCCAGGAACGCCTCGGTGTAGTGGCCGTACTGCTCACCGGCGTCCCTGCCGTACGTCCAGCCGAACAGGTCGCCGTAGAAGCGCTTGCCCGCCGCGAGATCGGGCAGCTGAGCGTCGGCCCAGCAGGGCATGCCCTCCGTGAACACGGCCATGTCCCGACCCCTTCCTCAGCTTCCTCGGCGCGATCTGTGCGCGATCTGTGACGCCAGTCACAGTCAAGCGGAACGTGGTGTGCGCCGCACGCAGGTAGGGGCGATTGGTTGAGTTGTCCACCGAAGTTATCCACAGGCTGTTGATAACACTATTGACCCACACGGGGGCGCACCCCATTTGCAGTCGGCCGAATCGCGCGCCGATCACCCCTCGGTAAGCTGACGGCATGACAGGACAAGTACGCACCGTCGACGGCCGCGTGGCCGGACGACGCGGCCAGGCGACGCGGCAGAAGCTGCTCGACTGCCTCAGCGAGATGCTCAGCTCCTCGCCGTACCGGGACGTCAAGGTCATCGACGTGGCCCGCAAGGCGGGTACGTCACCCGCGACCTTCTACCAGTACTTCCCCGACGTCGAGGGCGCCGTCCTCGAGATCGCGGAGGAAATGGCCACCGAGGGCGCCGGGTTGACCGCACTGGTGTCCGGCCGCTCCTGGGTGGGCAAGGCCGGCTGGCAGACCTCCGAGGAGCTGGTCGACGGCTTCCTCGACTTCTGGCGCAGGCACGATGCGATCCTGCGCGTCGTCGACCTCGGCGCGGCCGAGGGGGACAAACGGTTCTACAAGATCCGTATGAAGATCCTGAACTCGGTCACCAACTCCCTTACGGAGGCGGTGAAGGAGCTCCAGTCCAAGGGCAAGGTCGACAAGGACGTGAGCCCGGCGGCGATGGCCGGCTCGCTGGTCGCGATGCTCGCAGCGGTGGCCTCGCACCAGAAGGGCTTCCAGACCTGGGGCGTCAAGCAGGCCGAACTGAAGCCGAACCTGGCGCTGTTGGTCCACTTGGGGATCACGGGCAAGAAGCCGACGAAGTAGCGCCGCGGGAGCGCTGCGCTGTGCGCTTCCTGTCCGCGCCGCGCACCGCACTCGCCCGTCCGCCCGCTCTTCACCGCGGGTTGACGCCCCCCCGGCTTACGCCGCGACGTCTTCGCTCCGACGCGT from Streptomyces formicae includes these protein-coding regions:
- a CDS encoding VOC family protein → MAVFTEGMPCWADAQLPDLAAGKRFYGDLFGWTYGRDAGEQYGHYTEAFLDGKRVAALVPKRDGRMPTTWGVSFATDDIVRTARKIGEAGGQVITAPVPVGRSGTTALAADPGGAVFGLWQKGERAGFEVQNEPGSFCWTEVYTREKEAVDRFYAEVFGFQGTPLPDEAIDYLMWSPAGTEPGEDTAIGGRSVITEAFPAEMPGHFLVYFSVADCDGTAEAVARLGGRVTAPPFDIPYGRMAVLTDDQGAAFAVLAEPSK
- a CDS encoding TetR family transcriptional regulator translates to MTGQVRTVDGRVAGRRGQATRQKLLDCLSEMLSSSPYRDVKVIDVARKAGTSPATFYQYFPDVEGAVLEIAEEMATEGAGLTALVSGRSWVGKAGWQTSEELVDGFLDFWRRHDAILRVVDLGAAEGDKRFYKIRMKILNSVTNSLTEAVKELQSKGKVDKDVSPAAMAGSLVAMLAAVASHQKGFQTWGVKQAELKPNLALLVHLGITGKKPTK